A stretch of Microtus ochrogaster isolate Prairie Vole_2 unplaced genomic scaffold, MicOch1.0 UNK91, whole genome shotgun sequence DNA encodes these proteins:
- the LOC101994371 gene encoding olfactory receptor 11H7, translating to MNQSQASTVTYFVLLGFPGPWKIQITLFSLILLVYMITLTGNMAIICAVRWNHQLHNPMYMFLANFSFLEIWYVNCTVPNMLVNFLSKTKIISFSGCFTQFYFFFSLGTTECFFLCAMAYDRYLAICFPLHYPCIMTKKFCSTLVSLCWIIGFFLYVIPISFISQLSFCGPNIIDHFLCDVDPLMALSCTPTPIIRHVFYSVSAVIIVLTSLYILGSYTLVLRAVLQVPSSEGRQKAFSTCGSHLLVVSLFYGTIMVMYVSPTSGSSVAMNKIITLIYSVVTPALNPFIYSLRNKDMKYALRRVFCRKRAIQNS from the coding sequence ATGAATCAGTCACAGGCATCCACAGTGACATATTTTGTCTTGCTGGGCTTTCCTGGTCCCTGGAAGATTCAAATCACACTTTTCTCACTGATCCTGCTGGTCTACATGATAACCTTGACCGGGAATATGGCCATCATTTGTGCAGTGAGGTGGAACCACCAACTCCACAACCCTATGTATATGTTCCTGGCCAACTTCTCCTTCCTAGAAATCTGGTACGTGAACTGCACAGTCCCCAACATGCTAGTCAACTTTCTTTCCAAAACTAAGATTATATCCTTCTCTGGCTGCTTTACTCAGTTCtacttcttcttttccctgggcACAACAGAATGTTTCTTCCTCTGTGCCATGGCATATGATCGGTATCTAGCCATCTGCTTCCCACTGCATTATCCTTGCATCATGACTAAGAAATTCTGCAGTACCCTGGTTTCCCTCTGTTGGATCATTGGGTTTTTTCTATATGTGATtcccatttctttcatttctcagttGTCCTTCTGTGGTCCCAACATCATTGATCATTTTCTGTGTGATGTGGACCCACTGATGGCACTGTCCTGTACACCCACACCCATCATAAGGCACGTATTCTATTCTGTAAGTGCTGTTATCATTGTCCTCACAAGTTTGTACATCCTTGGATCCTATACCCTGGTGCTCAGAGCTGTTCTTCAGGTTCCCTCTTCAGAAGGACGACAAAAGGCCTTCTCCACCTGTGGATCCCACCTGCTGGTAGTGTCTCTGTTCTATGGAACCATAATGGTGATGTATGTGAGTCCCACATCTGGCAGCTCAGTTGCTATGAATAAAATTATCACACTGATATACTCTGTGGTGACACCAGCTTTAAACCCTTTCATCTATAGCCTCCGTAACAAGGACATGAAATATGCTCTCCGTCGGGTCTTCTGTAGGAAGAGGGCAATTCAAAACTCATAA